The Rubripirellula reticaptiva DNA window CGTTGAATGTGTTGGAAGCGGCGCGTTTGCTGAACAAGACTAAGACGGTCAAGGTTTACCAGGCCAGCAGCAGCGAGATGTACGGCGAAGTGCTAGAGACGCCTCAGAAAGAAACGACTCCATTCAACCCACAGTCACCTTACGCATGTGCCAAGGTTTATGCGTATCACCAAACCGTCAACTACCGCCGCGGGTATGACTTGTTTGCAAGCAACGGGATTTTGTTCAATCACGAATCCGAACGCCGTGGCGAGACTTTCGTGACTCGCAAGATCACGCGCGCGGCCGGCCGAATCAAAGCTGGCCTGCAAGAGAAACTGTATCTGGGCAACTTGGACGCCAAACGTGACTGGGGTTACGCCAAAGATTACGTCGAAGGCATGTGGCGGATCCTGCAACATGACGAGGCCGACGATTTTGTACTGGCGACCGGACGTACCGAGTCCGTTCGTGACTTCTGCAAGTTGGTGTTCGAGCAGTTGGACTTGAACTACGAAGACTATGTCGAAATCGATCCGCGTTATTTCCGTCCTGCGGAAGTTGACCTGTTGTTGGGTGATGCATCAAAGGCGAAAGCAAAGCTGGGTTGGACAGCAACGACCAACCTTGAAGAGCTTGCGAGGATCATGACCCAACATGACTTCGAACTGGCCCAACGTGAATCGCATGCCAAGAGTTTCGTGCCGAGTTGAGTTATCGACGTTCAGGCTGTAACTTCACGGCTTGTTCACAAAAAGGATGACCTTCGGAGTAACGATGGGAAAAAAGAAAGCCGCTGCTACGTTTGAGTACGTCGAACCTATCGGCGACCGGGTTCTCGTTCGCAAGGACGAGCCGAAACGTGAAACGCGCGGCGGAATTGCGCTGCCCGATGCAGCCGAAATTCCCACGATCACAGGGCGGATTGTCACGATCAGTGCCGCCGTCGAGAACGACGAGGAATTGCCGTTGCGGCAATACGACAAGATCCTCTTTCATCCCAAAAACGCGATCCCCGTCGACTTAGAACACGACAATCAGCTGTTTGTCGTGCCGGTCGACGATATCGTCGCGGTTTTCCGTCGTTCGCCGTCTCAGGACGACGAATAGTCGCTGGGCGACTGATTTCGGCTGCCACTGAACTCGGGCTGCCAATCTCTCCGGTACCCGCCCCAGCCAAGGTTTGTTTCTTGTGTTGGGCGATTGGGACCGAGTTTGCTAAGCTTCGATTGCCTTATCTTCGCAGTTTGTCTGTCGAACTGCTGCAATCGAAAATGGGATGGTTCTGCGATGCTATCCCAATTTGCTTAGGACCAGCATGAATATCTTGATGCGAAACCGCAAGAATTCCCGGCACCGTCGCCGATTGGATTTCCAATCTCTGGAACGTCGGCAGTTGCTGGTCGCCGAAGGCGACGTGTTCAATCTTTCGGCAAATGTCGATACTGCGGGCTTGGTAGGCAATGCGTCCGCCAAGATCGACTGGGGCGATGGGGTGGTCACTGCCGCTGAAATCGCAGGGGGGAATTCGACTGGTCCGATCAAGATCTTATTCGACTACTCCCTCGACCAAACAAAGTTCTTTGGTACCAGTGCCAATGACCCGCTGCGGGTCATGCTGCAGCAAGCCGCCGATTCGCTGACATCACGATTCAATGACACGCTTGATGCAGTGTCCCCGAAACAATTTGTGAAGGTAAAGCCGAGTATCTTTCATCCGTCGCAGGGTTCGCCCAATAGCGCCGCGGGTGATCTTTTTGCCCTGCCAGAAAACCCCACGATCGCAGCAAACACGATCATCGTCTATGCGGGTGCACGCGATTTGCCGGGTGATGTTGCTGGTGTGGGCGGTGGAGCATCGATAAGCTTCAGCCGAACCTGCATTCCCGGGCCACAGTGTGATCAAGCGATCGCCAATCAGAATGCAACCTTTAGCCGAGGCGAGGCGGGGGTGTTGGCATCGCCAGCCACGGATGTCGCCCCATTGTTCGGATCGATCAGTTTTGATTCACCACGAAAGTCGCTTTACTACACCGGTGACGATCCAAGTGCGGTCCCGCCGGGTGGTTTGGATTTCTTTAGCATCGCAACTCACGAACTCGCGCATGCACTTGGTTTCGGAACGTCGGATTCCTGGAACACGTTCGCGTCGTCGGGCTCATTCACCGGGCCCAAAGCCAAAGCCGCGTACGTCGGATCTGGGAATGTCCCCCTGTCGCCTTCACACTGGGCCGATTCGGTGTTTGATCCTGTCACGCAACCGACTTTGATGAGGCCGATAATCAACGGTGAAATTCGAACTCTATTTTCGCCACTCGACTTTGCCGCAATGGACGACATTGGATGGGAAGTCGTTGATACATCGGCGATTGTCACTGCATCGCATCGATATTTAGACGACGGAAACTATACGCCGGTGGTCCTGTTGGAAGGTTCGTCGCTCGGGCGTTTGACTCAGAACGGTCCAAGTGTATCCGTCACCAACGTGGCTCCGACGTTGACGGTCGCAAGCGATGAAACGGTCACGATCGGAGAAGCCATCTCGATTCAGGAAATCGGCAGGTTCACGGATCCTGGTGACGAGCAAGAGTACACCTTCTCGATCGATTGGGGCGACGGCACCAGCGATGATGGTAACGCCACGGTCCAGCAGCGGGCCACGGCAAGTGGCGGTGATAGCGCCGGTGCCTTTGGCGGCAGCCATACTTACGCCGAAGTGGGATCCAAAACCGTCACGATTCGAATCCAGGACGACGACGGTGGATTTGACCAAGAAACGATGACGATTAATGTTCTTCCGGCGCCGTCGCTCGCGCTGGAAATCAGTCAGTCGAGAATCAAAGAGGATGGCGACGTTGATGCTGCATCGTTGACTGTCCGACGCAGTGGGGCCGCAGCCAACGTCGATACCGTCATTTCGCTTTCGTCAGACGATGCGACCGAGGCGACGGTGCCAGCTACTGTGACGATCCCGGCTGGTCAAACAACGGCTACGGTTTCGATCAGTGCTGTGGACGACAATTTGTTAGACGGCGATCAAACGGTGACGTTGTCTGCGTCTGGGGCGGGCATCGCATCGTCCACCGCCCAGTTGGTCGTGGGCGACGCCGAATCGATTTCAGCAACCGTGACGGGCAACATGATTGCTGAACAGGATGCTGGGTCGGTTTTTCTTGTCCTGGCGAGAAGCAACACGGACGTTGGTGACGCGATCACGGTGAACATCGCTGGATTTGATCGGTCTCAACTGGACCTAGCGGCAAGTGTCGAAATCGCCGCCGGACAACAAGAGGTTCGAGTCCCGATTGTTCCGGTCGATGACAACGTTCCCGAACTGACTCTCGCGGTAACGTTGACGGCGTCGGCTGTGTTTTATGAATCGGATTCAGTGGACTTCGAGATCCTTGATAACGAACCGCCGAAGTTTCAGAATCCCGTTTCTCGGTACGACGTCAACGGCAGGAATGGTGTGACGGCGCTCGATGCTCTGCGGGTCATCAATCGCTTGGCGATCCAAACGACGCCGCAGCTTGATCCGAGTACAGCCGAACCCAACGGCGTTTTCTTAGATGTTAACGGCGATTACCGAGTGACAGCGGTCGACGCACTTCAGGTGATCAATCAACTGTCGAGTGTGGGTGACGCTGGCAGCGGCGAGACGCTGGCAGCCGATGCGGTCGATCTAGTTCTACGATCGCCAATGTTAAGTCCGATCCAGTGGGTCGACTTCGATGTTGAAAGCGAAGATGACGACCTGATCCCATTCGAACCGATTCCGTTCCTGACCTAGCAATCAATCGAGGCATAAATTTCGGCGAGATCTCGTTGCCCGAACGCTGGTTGTCCTCGCCGATTCTCAGTTTTCGTCCTATCGCTTAAGCTTTGCGATCGAATGCACCACCAAGCAATCTGTCCGCAATCTGTTCGCGATCGGCTTCATGAGACTCGAATCACTGCTTTTTACCTACTGTGTCGTGATCGTCATCGCTTCGATGGCCGGCGGATGGCTGCCGGCGTTGATGAAAATGACTCACCTGCGGACTCAACTTCTGATGAGTTTTGTGTCGGGGCTAATGCTCGGCATCGCGACTTTGCATCTTTTTCCTCATGCAACGGTGGAATTGAACTCCGCTAGCAAGGCAGGAACCGGTGCACTTTGTGGGATCCTATCGATGTTTTTGCTGATTCGCTTGTTTCATGTTCATCAGCACGACGCTCCCGCGATTGAGTCGGGTAAAGCCGAACAACTCTCGCACGTTCACGACCACGCCGCCGGATGTGATCACGACCATTCGCATCACAAGCCGCACAACCATGCCAACGCTGGCTGGGGTTGGCTGGCCATGCTGTTTGGGCTCGGGCTGCACACCTTGATCGACGGAGTCGCTTTAGCGGCCAGCGTCGTGGCTGACGCACAGCACGGTTCCTGGCTGCCACTTGCGGGCGTGGGGACATTTTTGGCCGTGGCGCTGCACAAACCCTTGGATGCGTTCTCGATCACGTCGGTGATGCAGAAAGGCGGATGGACGCCCGGGCAACGCACGTTGGCCAACATGACGTTCGCGATGGCCTGTCCGATTGGCGCCGCGCTGTTTTACTTTGGTGTCATGCGGATCGACGGTGGTTCGACTTATCTAGGTTGGGGGCTCGCTGTTTCCGCAGGTTTCTTTATCTGCATCTCGCTCGCTGACTTGTTGCCCGAAGTCGCCTTTCACGATCACGACCGCGGAAAGTTGACGGCGGCATTGCTAATCGGAGTCGCCTTGGCCGTCGCGGTTGAGAATCTGCCGGGACACCGGCACATAGCTCCTAAATCCTCGACAACGATCAATACGGTCGAGCCGAGCAGCGATACGGCCGAACTTCCGGTAATCAAGCCTTCGCCCACCGAGGCGAACGATTGATGAGTCCTGCCGGTTAGCTGGGCAGGTCGTTCGATTCGTCGCCATCAGCAGCATCATCGCTTTCAACATTAGCTTCGGCGACCTTCGAGACCTGTTCTGGTTCGCCGCCGACGATCATTTCTCGCGGGATCTGCGACTCGACCCATTCAACAATTCGGTCAGTGTTGTCACGGTTGTATTTCAGATCGTCGACCACAAACTTGCGAGCAATCCCGTCATCCGTTTTGTAGTGAAAGACGCCGATCCCTTTCTTTTCCCATTTCGCTTTGTTGAACTGAGTGATTTGGGAGATCTTCATTTCGACGCCGGAGCTGTTTTTCAGGCTGTCCTCGGTCGATTCGATCCAGCTTTCCTTGTCCATGAAGTACTTCGCCAGCATTGGCAAGCCAATCAGAATGCCCAGGACCAAAAAGATGTACTGGTCGAAGATTTTACCGTCCAGCGCTTCGCTTGATTCGTCGCTGCTCGGTCGTCG harbors:
- the gmd gene encoding GDP-mannose 4,6-dehydratase translates to MTKSALITGITGQDGSYLTELLLDKGYDVHGLVRRSSTFATERIEHLYKDPHTESRLRLHYGDLTDGQALTNLVLEIEPDEIYNLGAQSHVRVSYDQPNYTLQTVGVGALNVLEAARLLNKTKTVKVYQASSSEMYGEVLETPQKETTPFNPQSPYACAKVYAYHQTVNYRRGYDLFASNGILFNHESERRGETFVTRKITRAAGRIKAGLQEKLYLGNLDAKRDWGYAKDYVEGMWRILQHDEADDFVLATGRTESVRDFCKLVFEQLDLNYEDYVEIDPRYFRPAEVDLLLGDASKAKAKLGWTATTNLEELARIMTQHDFELAQRESHAKSFVPS
- a CDS encoding co-chaperone GroES, producing the protein MGKKKAAATFEYVEPIGDRVLVRKDEPKRETRGGIALPDAAEIPTITGRIVTISAAVENDEELPLRQYDKILFHPKNAIPVDLEHDNQLFVVPVDDIVAVFRRSPSQDDE
- a CDS encoding dockerin type I domain-containing protein; amino-acid sequence: MNILMRNRKNSRHRRRLDFQSLERRQLLVAEGDVFNLSANVDTAGLVGNASAKIDWGDGVVTAAEIAGGNSTGPIKILFDYSLDQTKFFGTSANDPLRVMLQQAADSLTSRFNDTLDAVSPKQFVKVKPSIFHPSQGSPNSAAGDLFALPENPTIAANTIIVYAGARDLPGDVAGVGGGASISFSRTCIPGPQCDQAIANQNATFSRGEAGVLASPATDVAPLFGSISFDSPRKSLYYTGDDPSAVPPGGLDFFSIATHELAHALGFGTSDSWNTFASSGSFTGPKAKAAYVGSGNVPLSPSHWADSVFDPVTQPTLMRPIINGEIRTLFSPLDFAAMDDIGWEVVDTSAIVTASHRYLDDGNYTPVVLLEGSSLGRLTQNGPSVSVTNVAPTLTVASDETVTIGEAISIQEIGRFTDPGDEQEYTFSIDWGDGTSDDGNATVQQRATASGGDSAGAFGGSHTYAEVGSKTVTIRIQDDDGGFDQETMTINVLPAPSLALEISQSRIKEDGDVDAASLTVRRSGAAANVDTVISLSSDDATEATVPATVTIPAGQTTATVSISAVDDNLLDGDQTVTLSASGAGIASSTAQLVVGDAESISATVTGNMIAEQDAGSVFLVLARSNTDVGDAITVNIAGFDRSQLDLAASVEIAAGQQEVRVPIVPVDDNVPELTLAVTLTASAVFYESDSVDFEILDNEPPKFQNPVSRYDVNGRNGVTALDALRVINRLAIQTTPQLDPSTAEPNGVFLDVNGDYRVTAVDALQVINQLSSVGDAGSGETLAADAVDLVLRSPMLSPIQWVDFDVESEDDDLIPFEPIPFLT
- a CDS encoding ZIP family metal transporter, producing MRLESLLFTYCVVIVIASMAGGWLPALMKMTHLRTQLLMSFVSGLMLGIATLHLFPHATVELNSASKAGTGALCGILSMFLLIRLFHVHQHDAPAIESGKAEQLSHVHDHAAGCDHDHSHHKPHNHANAGWGWLAMLFGLGLHTLIDGVALAASVVADAQHGSWLPLAGVGTFLAVALHKPLDAFSITSVMQKGGWTPGQRTLANMTFAMACPIGAALFYFGVMRIDGGSTYLGWGLAVSAGFFICISLADLLPEVAFHDHDRGKLTAALLIGVALAVAVENLPGHRHIAPKSSTTINTVEPSSDTAELPVIKPSPTEAND